A single window of Candidatus Eisenbacteria bacterium DNA harbors:
- a CDS encoding VOC family protein codes for MSRVLHFEIPADDTARVASFYQQVFGWKFQRWEGPMEYWLVQTGSDGPGIDGGMMKRAQPGQGPVNTVGVPSLDDAMKAVTANGGAITVPRMAIPGVGWLAYAADTEGNPFGMMQADSGAA; via the coding sequence ATGTCACGCGTGTTGCACTTCGAAATTCCCGCGGACGACACCGCTCGCGTCGCCAGCTTCTACCAGCAGGTGTTCGGCTGGAAGTTTCAGCGCTGGGAAGGACCGATGGAGTACTGGCTCGTGCAGACCGGGAGCGACGGACCCGGCATCGACGGCGGCATGATGAAGCGCGCTCAACCGGGCCAGGGACCCGTCAATACCGTCGGCGTACCGTCGCTCGACGATGCGATGAAGGCCGTGACCGCGAACGGGGGCGCGATCACGGTGCCCAGAATGGCGATCCCGGGGGTCGGATGGCTCGCGTACGCGGCCGACACCGAGGGCAACCCGTTCGGCATGATGCAGGCGGATTCCGGCGCGGCGTAG
- a CDS encoding serine/threonine protein kinase has translation MTHLDDDAIHRLQRVLDAPDADESRYRVGARIGEGGMGVVYEAEDLHLGRQVALKVLSLERLSADAVERMTREARVLARLEHPGIVPVYDVGAMPDGRAYVAMKRVRGRLLDGITPGLSIRERLRLLLRVCEAVGFAHSAGVLHRDLKPANVMVGEYGEVLTLDWGVAKIRGASALGGEAREGEAREGEAREGGTRGGETRSEPSSGATRDGTIVGTPGYMSPEQARGEIEALDERSDVYGLGAILHFLLVGTPPRASTGLGAEAAALAAVPAPLRSIALRSLAPLPAARYESASAMAADLQRWLDGSRVLAHREGWIERLERVAAPHRTAIVLVLAYLAVRAVMLVVYGRSL, from the coding sequence ATGACGCACCTCGACGACGACGCGATCCACCGCCTGCAGCGCGTGCTGGACGCCCCCGACGCGGACGAGTCGCGCTACCGTGTCGGCGCGCGAATCGGGGAAGGCGGGATGGGCGTGGTGTACGAGGCTGAGGACCTGCACCTCGGGCGCCAGGTCGCGTTGAAGGTGCTGTCGCTCGAACGCCTGTCCGCCGACGCGGTCGAACGGATGACGCGCGAGGCGCGCGTGCTGGCCCGTCTCGAGCATCCAGGCATCGTGCCGGTCTACGACGTCGGCGCGATGCCGGACGGTCGCGCCTACGTGGCCATGAAGCGTGTGCGCGGCCGCCTCCTCGACGGCATCACGCCGGGGCTCTCGATCCGCGAGCGGCTGAGGCTGCTGCTGCGGGTGTGCGAGGCCGTGGGGTTCGCGCACTCGGCGGGAGTGCTCCATCGCGACCTGAAACCCGCCAACGTGATGGTCGGCGAGTATGGAGAAGTGCTGACGCTCGACTGGGGGGTCGCGAAGATTCGAGGCGCCTCGGCACTCGGTGGCGAAGCGCGAGAGGGCGAAGCGCGAGAGGGCGAGGCGCGAGAGGGTGGGACGCGAGGTGGTGAGACGCGAAGCGAGCCTTCGAGCGGTGCCACGCGCGACGGCACCATCGTGGGCACCCCGGGCTACATGTCGCCCGAGCAGGCGCGCGGCGAGATCGAAGCCCTCGACGAACGCAGCGACGTCTACGGCCTCGGCGCGATACTGCACTTTCTGCTGGTCGGCACTCCGCCCAGGGCGAGCACGGGACTGGGCGCCGAGGCCGCGGCGCTCGCGGCGGTCCCCGCACCGCTGCGTTCGATCGCCCTGCGCTCGCTCGCCCCGCTGCCGGCCGCGCGCTACGAATCCGCGAGCGCGATGGCCGCCGACCTCCAGCGCTGGCTCGACGGCAGCCGGGTCCTCGCGCACCGGGAGGGATGGATCGAACGGCTCGAGCGTGTCGCCGCGCCGCACCGCACCGCGATCGTGCTGGTGCTGGCCTATCTGGCGGTGCGCGCCGTAATGCTGGTCGTCTACGGCCGTTCACTTTGA
- a CDS encoding histidine kinase — MCPSPSALAHGLLPDAEAAISPDLDRSVQLPVPWSRVWLWSFIGWTAYVVIITLEIHLANLNQVNPGGRYPPLWRQFMIQSVGGIYWFVCTPVVFAASRRWPLIGRGALRHVAILIAMGFTLHAGGILTEHWTWPLVRRSTRPALPSHLLYGVIYQMLIFGMVVAAAHAVDFRALWRRGRLQALELRSQLLEARLQALSMQLEPHFLFNTLHAISELVYRDARAADQAIARLADLLRSTTANAGRPQIALAEEVGMLEAYLDILRLRFGDELRITCRVDPELRDARVPPLLIQPLVENAMRHGLRAGAGVIRIDVLEDGGRLRIDIADSGVGFSSLAPREGVGLSNTRLRLQHLYADRHVVEYGRAPEGGALVRIVLPIEGATS; from the coding sequence ATGTGCCCATCTCCTTCGGCGCTCGCGCACGGTCTTCTCCCGGATGCCGAAGCCGCAATCTCTCCGGACCTGGATCGATCGGTGCAGTTGCCGGTGCCATGGTCGCGCGTGTGGCTGTGGTCGTTCATCGGGTGGACGGCGTACGTCGTGATCATCACGCTGGAGATCCACCTCGCGAATCTCAATCAGGTCAACCCCGGCGGCCGGTATCCTCCGCTGTGGCGCCAGTTCATGATTCAGTCCGTCGGGGGCATCTACTGGTTCGTCTGTACCCCTGTGGTCTTCGCAGCCTCGAGACGATGGCCGCTGATCGGTCGCGGCGCTCTCCGACATGTCGCCATTCTGATCGCGATGGGATTCACGCTGCATGCCGGTGGGATCCTGACCGAGCACTGGACGTGGCCACTGGTCCGCCGCTCCACTCGCCCGGCTCTGCCGTCGCATCTGCTGTACGGCGTCATCTATCAGATGCTGATCTTCGGGATGGTCGTGGCCGCCGCGCACGCGGTCGACTTTCGGGCGCTGTGGCGGCGCGGACGATTGCAGGCGCTCGAGCTGCGTTCGCAGCTGCTCGAGGCGCGACTTCAGGCGCTCAGCATGCAGCTCGAGCCGCATTTCCTTTTCAACACGCTGCACGCCATTTCCGAGCTGGTCTATCGCGATGCGCGGGCGGCCGATCAGGCGATCGCGCGCCTCGCCGATCTGTTGCGAAGTACGACCGCGAACGCAGGCCGCCCGCAGATCGCGCTGGCGGAGGAAGTGGGGATGCTCGAGGCGTATCTCGACATCCTGCGATTGCGCTTCGGTGACGAGCTTCGAATCACGTGCCGCGTGGATCCGGAGTTGCGCGACGCGCGCGTGCCTCCGTTGCTCATTCAGCCGCTGGTCGAGAACGCGATGCGTCACGGGCTGCGCGCAGGGGCCGGTGTGATCCGCATCGACGTGCTCGAGGACGGCGGCCGATTGCGCATCGACATCGCGGACAGCGGGGTCGGCTTCTCGTCGCTGGCGCCTCGCGAAGGTGTCGGACTGAGCAACACGCGACTGCGTCTGCAGCACCTCTACGCGGATCGCCACGTGGTGGAGTACGGTCGCGCCCCCGAGGGCGGTGCGCTG